The Polyangium spumosum region TTTGCATTCACGCCGACGTCGATTTCCTGAAGATATTAGTTGAATACCGCATCGAATTAGAATTTACAGTCTATGGCTGCAACGGAATTCCTCAGCCACCTGAATCCCGTCCGGTCCTCTGAAGGTTTACGGACAAGACGGGGTGTCGCGAACGCCTGCACCAACCCCGACCGCCCCCGCGCCATCCCCACCCCAAGCTCCTCCCCGCCCCCCGCCTCCCTTCCCGCCTTTGGCATACCGTCCGCTCGTGCTACACCCGTTCCCCCTCGACCAAGGAGACCCTCATGAACCTCTACGATCCCTTCGTTCCGCAGCTCATCCAGACCGTCGGCCAGGCTCGGAAATGGCTCGACAAGGCCCAGGCCCTCGCCGAGCAGAAGAAGTTCGACATCGACGTGCTGCTCGGCGCGCGCCTCGCGCCGGATCAGTATCCCCTCGTGCGGCAGTTTCAGTCCATCAGCGACGGGGCCAAGTTCACGGCCGCGCGCCTCGCCGGGGTGACGCCGCCCGTCTTCGAGGACAATGAAAAGACCGTCGAGGAGGTGCGCGCCCGCCTCGACAAGACGATCGCCTGGCTGAAGACCCTCGAGCCCGCGCAGTTCGAAGGCGCCGAGGCCCGCACCATCGTCCTGCCGTTCATGCCGGGCAAGGGCCTGAAGGGGCTCGACTTCCTCGTCAAGATGGCCCTGCCGAACTTCTACTTCCACGCCGCCACCGCCTACGCGATCCTCCGCCACAACGGCGTGGACGTGGGCAAGCTCGACTTCATCGGCGAGCTGCCCTTCTTCGACGTCTGACCCCACCCGCCACCTCCGCACGTACCCCCGCCCAC contains the following coding sequences:
- a CDS encoding DUF1993 domain-containing protein; this encodes MNLYDPFVPQLIQTVGQARKWLDKAQALAEQKKFDIDVLLGARLAPDQYPLVRQFQSISDGAKFTAARLAGVTPPVFEDNEKTVEEVRARLDKTIAWLKTLEPAQFEGAEARTIVLPFMPGKGLKGLDFLVKMALPNFYFHAATAYAILRHNGVDVGKLDFIGELPFFDV